One stretch of Anolis carolinensis isolate JA03-04 chromosome 3, rAnoCar3.1.pri, whole genome shotgun sequence DNA includes these proteins:
- the mynn gene encoding myoneurin isoform X1: protein MQCAHHCEHLLERLNKQREVGFLCDCTIIIGEFQFKAHRNVLASFSEYFGAFYRDTSESNVFLDQNQVKADGFQKLLEFIYTGDLSLDSWNVKEIHQAADYLRVEEVVTKCKIKMEDFAFIANPSSTEISSITGNIALNQQTCLLTLRDYTSQEKLDAPSVDPVPSPVLTATLGKKSAQTKKRKKAFGSPKTLPDKPAQYPNDVIENTAIEMFLDANKLATEITEQAAQGGDNSELQLTPVVESETFAAQEILIQTMAVKPKRSKAQQSCALKEHCLSNITSDKNSYQLESSGEELDPKYPKTKPVCNTCGKVFSEASSLRRHMRIHKGVKPYVCQLCGKAFTQCNQLKTHVRTHTGEKPYKCELCDKSFAQKCQLVFHSRMHHGEEKPYKCNACNLQFATSSNLKIHARKHSGEKPYVCDRCGQRFAQASTLTYHVRRHTGEKPYVCDTCGKAFAVSSSLITHSRKHTGEKPYICGICGKSFISSGELSKHFRSHTGERPFICELCGNSYTDIKNLKKHKAKVHTGSEDGLDPVTLEHSFNDQDSLPQEKSPLLESVDVKPSDITLPLPIGTEDHQVLLPVTDSQSPPSDTLLRSTISGYSEPQFIFLQQLY from the exons ATGCAGTGTGCCCATCACTGTGAGCACCTACTGGAGAGACTGAACAAGCAACGAGAGGTGGGCTTCCTTTGTGACTGCACCATCATTATTGGtgaattccagttcaaagctcaTCGAAATGTTCTGGCTTCCTTTAGCGAATACTTTGGGGCTTTTTACAGGGATACTTCAGAGAGTAACGTGTTCTTGGATCAGAACCAAGTGAAGGCCGATGGATTTCAGAAACTTCTAGAGTTTATATACACAGGAGACTTAAGCCTTGACAG TTGGAATGTTAAAGAAATACACCAGGCTGCTGACTATCTCAGAGTGGAAGAGGTAGTCACTAAATGTAAAATAAAGATGGAAGACTTTGCTTTTATTGCTAATCCGTCTTCTACAGAAATCTCTAGTATTACTGGGAACATTGCACTGAATCAGCAGACTTGCCTGCTAACTCTTCGTGACTACACTAGCCAAGAGAAATTGGATGCCCCTTCAGTGGATCCAGTCCCATCCCCAGTTTTAACAGCAACCTTGGGGAAAAAATCTGCTCAAACCAAAAAGCGGAAGAAGGCATTTGGTTCCCCCAAAACGCTGCCAGACAAGCCTGCACAATATCCAAATGATGTCATAGAGAACACTGCCATAGAGATGTTTTTGGATGCAAATAAACTGGCAACAGAGATAACAGAGCAAGCTGCCCAAGGTGGGGATAATTCTGAGCTGCAGCTCACTCCTGTAGTGGAGAGTGAAACGTTTGCTGCCCAGGAGATCCTTATCCAGACTATGGCTGTGAAACCCAAGCGAAGCAAAGCGCAGCAAAGTTGCGCTTTGAAAGAGCACTGCTTGTCTAACATCACCAGTGACAAGAACTCTTATCAGCTGGAAAGCTCAGGAGAGGAACTGGACCCGAAATACCCTAAGACCAAGCCAGTATGTAACACCTGTGGCAAGGTGTTCTCTGAAGCCAGCAGCCTGAGGCGGCACATGAGGATCCACAAAGGTGTCAAGCCCTATGTGtgtcagctctgcggaaaagcCTTTACACAGTGCAACCAGCTGAAAACTCATGTAAGAACTCACACAG GGGAAAAGCCATACAAATGTGAACTCTGTGACAAAAGCTTTGCTCAGAAATGTCAGCTGGTTTTCCACAGCCGTATGCATCACGGGGaggagaaaccatacaaatgtaaCGCTTGCAACCTGCAGTTTGCAACCTCTAGCAATCTGAAGATTCATGCCCG GAAGCACAGTGGAGAGAAGCCATATGTCTGTGATAGATGTGGTCAGCGCTTTGCACAGGCGAGCACGTTGACCTATCATGTGCGGCGACACACAGGAGAAAAACCGTATGTTTGTGATACTTGCGGGAAAGCTTTTGCGGTCTCAAGCTCGCTTATTACACACTCAAGAAAGCATACAG gagagaaaccatatataTGTGGCATTTGTGGCAAAAGCTTCATTTCTTCAGGAGAACTCAGCAAACACTTTCGGTCTCACACAG GTGAAAGACCATTTATCTGTGAGCTGTGTGGAAATTCTTACACAGATATTAAAAACCTAAAGAAACACAAAGCAAAGGTTCATACAG GTTCTGAGGATGGTCTGGACCCCGTCACACTTGAGCATTCCTTTAATGACCAGGACTCACTTCCACAAGAGAAAAGCCCTTTGCTGGAGTCTGTCGACGTGAAGCCTTCAGACATCACCTTGCCTCTCCCTATTGGGACAGAAGACCACCAAGTGCTGTTGCCGGTAACGGACAGCCAGTCTCCCCCATCAGACACGCTCCTGAGGTCAACCATTTCTGGATATTCAGAACCTCAGTTTATTTTTCTCCAGCAGTTGTACTGA
- the mynn gene encoding myoneurin isoform X2 — protein MEDFAFIANPSSTEISSITGNIALNQQTCLLTLRDYTSQEKLDAPSVDPVPSPVLTATLGKKSAQTKKRKKAFGSPKTLPDKPAQYPNDVIENTAIEMFLDANKLATEITEQAAQGGDNSELQLTPVVESETFAAQEILIQTMAVKPKRSKAQQSCALKEHCLSNITSDKNSYQLESSGEELDPKYPKTKPVCNTCGKVFSEASSLRRHMRIHKGVKPYVCQLCGKAFTQCNQLKTHVRTHTGEKPYKCELCDKSFAQKCQLVFHSRMHHGEEKPYKCNACNLQFATSSNLKIHARKHSGEKPYVCDRCGQRFAQASTLTYHVRRHTGEKPYVCDTCGKAFAVSSSLITHSRKHTGEKPYICGICGKSFISSGELSKHFRSHTGERPFICELCGNSYTDIKNLKKHKAKVHTGSEDGLDPVTLEHSFNDQDSLPQEKSPLLESVDVKPSDITLPLPIGTEDHQVLLPVTDSQSPPSDTLLRSTISGYSEPQFIFLQQLY, from the exons ATGGAAGACTTTGCTTTTATTGCTAATCCGTCTTCTACAGAAATCTCTAGTATTACTGGGAACATTGCACTGAATCAGCAGACTTGCCTGCTAACTCTTCGTGACTACACTAGCCAAGAGAAATTGGATGCCCCTTCAGTGGATCCAGTCCCATCCCCAGTTTTAACAGCAACCTTGGGGAAAAAATCTGCTCAAACCAAAAAGCGGAAGAAGGCATTTGGTTCCCCCAAAACGCTGCCAGACAAGCCTGCACAATATCCAAATGATGTCATAGAGAACACTGCCATAGAGATGTTTTTGGATGCAAATAAACTGGCAACAGAGATAACAGAGCAAGCTGCCCAAGGTGGGGATAATTCTGAGCTGCAGCTCACTCCTGTAGTGGAGAGTGAAACGTTTGCTGCCCAGGAGATCCTTATCCAGACTATGGCTGTGAAACCCAAGCGAAGCAAAGCGCAGCAAAGTTGCGCTTTGAAAGAGCACTGCTTGTCTAACATCACCAGTGACAAGAACTCTTATCAGCTGGAAAGCTCAGGAGAGGAACTGGACCCGAAATACCCTAAGACCAAGCCAGTATGTAACACCTGTGGCAAGGTGTTCTCTGAAGCCAGCAGCCTGAGGCGGCACATGAGGATCCACAAAGGTGTCAAGCCCTATGTGtgtcagctctgcggaaaagcCTTTACACAGTGCAACCAGCTGAAAACTCATGTAAGAACTCACACAG GGGAAAAGCCATACAAATGTGAACTCTGTGACAAAAGCTTTGCTCAGAAATGTCAGCTGGTTTTCCACAGCCGTATGCATCACGGGGaggagaaaccatacaaatgtaaCGCTTGCAACCTGCAGTTTGCAACCTCTAGCAATCTGAAGATTCATGCCCG GAAGCACAGTGGAGAGAAGCCATATGTCTGTGATAGATGTGGTCAGCGCTTTGCACAGGCGAGCACGTTGACCTATCATGTGCGGCGACACACAGGAGAAAAACCGTATGTTTGTGATACTTGCGGGAAAGCTTTTGCGGTCTCAAGCTCGCTTATTACACACTCAAGAAAGCATACAG gagagaaaccatatataTGTGGCATTTGTGGCAAAAGCTTCATTTCTTCAGGAGAACTCAGCAAACACTTTCGGTCTCACACAG GTGAAAGACCATTTATCTGTGAGCTGTGTGGAAATTCTTACACAGATATTAAAAACCTAAAGAAACACAAAGCAAAGGTTCATACAG GTTCTGAGGATGGTCTGGACCCCGTCACACTTGAGCATTCCTTTAATGACCAGGACTCACTTCCACAAGAGAAAAGCCCTTTGCTGGAGTCTGTCGACGTGAAGCCTTCAGACATCACCTTGCCTCTCCCTATTGGGACAGAAGACCACCAAGTGCTGTTGCCGGTAACGGACAGCCAGTCTCCCCCATCAGACACGCTCCTGAGGTCAACCATTTCTGGATATTCAGAACCTCAGTTTATTTTTCTCCAGCAGTTGTACTGA
- the lrrc34 gene encoding leucine-rich repeat-containing protein 34 isoform X1, translated as METHWRTLRKSDSQPQRKASKSWEQISASSSSSQQILSGMSTSFDEQYSQACEEHKQPENPYVAHILRELKQDEETEETEEIVAKKITIKIAGNNRLVPVQKVTDADFQILATLFTNNIFLTGLDLRYNLLTDAGAVHVAAFLQDNHTLLYLNLMFNDIGTIGAEFIAKALHRNETLLHLRMTGNKIENKGGMYFAAMLQVNTTIQKLDFADCDLRTQSLIALATVLNQHESIRAINLNRPILYSEEEEPTVHLALMLKVNSVLVELHLCKHEMKNFGVERLCDALYENTTLRYLDLSCNKITRDGVQFLGRLLKINSTLEILDLNFNRIEDDGAFYLSEALTSYNRTLQALAVTHNNITGQGLVALSESMKINPVLSYIYIWGNKFDNDTCVAFADLIKSGRLAPTGTDVEPYEVDGTTYFAEVSHGLKQYYYWTPSYGDPESKHANASLALSPVTENL; from the exons TCGGGAATGTCAACAAGCTTTGACGAACAGTATTCCCAAGCCTGTGAAGAACACAAACAGCCTGAAAATCCATATGTAGCTCACATTCTCCGAGAATTGAAGCAGGATGAAGAAACTGAAGAAACTGAAGAAAT AGTGGCAAAAAAGATCACCATAAAAATAGCTGGGAATAATCGCTTGGTACCTGTGCAGAAAGTGACAGATGCTGACTTCCAGATCCTTGCGACTCTGTTTACAAACAACATCTTCCTTACAG GATTGGACTTGAGATATAACCTGTTAACAGATGCTGGTGCAGTACACGTTGCAGCTTTCCTCCAG GATAATCACACCTTACTTTACCTCAATCTGATGTTTAATGACATTGGTACCATTGGAGCAGAATTCATAGCAAAAGCTCTGCAT AGGAATGAAACCCTGCTTCACCTCAGAATGACTGGCAACAAGATCGAAAACAAGGGAGGAATGTATTTTGCAGCAATGTTGCAGGTTAATACCACAATACAGAAGTTAGATTTTGCAGACTGTGACCTG CGCACACAGAGTCTCATAGCTTTAGCAACCGTTCTGAATCAGCACGAATCCATCAGAGCCATAAACCTAAACCGGCCAATACTTTACAGTGAAGAG GAAGAGCCCACTGTCCACCTAGCCCTCATGCTGAAAGTCAACAGCGTCCTTGTTGAACTGCATTTGTGCAAGCATGAAATGAAGAATTTTGGCGTGGAACGCCTGTGTGATGCATTATACGAGAATACCACTCTTCGGTATCTTGATCTTAGCTG TAACAAAATTACTCGAGACGGTGTCCAGTTTCTGGGACGGCTGTTGAAAATTAACAGCACCTTGGAAATCCTGGATCTGAATTTTAACAGGATAGAAGATGATGGCGCTTTCTACCTGAGTGAGGCATTGACTTCTTATAACCGGACCCTTCAGGC GTTAGCAGTGACGCACAACAATATCACTGGGCAAGGATTGGTTGCCCTATCGGAGTCAATGAAAATAAACCCAGTCCTTTCCTACATCTATATATGGGGAAACAAATTTGATAACGACACCTGTGTG GCATTTGCAGACTTAATTAAGAGTGGCCGCCTAGCGCCAACCGGCACAGATGTGGAGCCATATGAAGTGGATGGGACGACATACTTTGCAGAAGTCTCCCATGGCTTGAAACAGTATTACTATTGGACTCCAAGTTATGGAGACCCTGAAAGCAAACATGCCAATGCCTCTCTGGCATTATCTCCGGTTACTGAAAACCTATGA
- the lrrc34 gene encoding leucine-rich repeat-containing protein 34 isoform X2: protein MSSFLQDLTVSSSEVSVETDVEGTEEKKTSNRSGMSTSFDEQYSQACEEHKQPENPYVAHILRELKQDEETEETEEIVAKKITIKIAGNNRLVPVQKVTDADFQILATLFTNNIFLTGLDLRYNLLTDAGAVHVAAFLQDNHTLLYLNLMFNDIGTIGAEFIAKALHRNETLLHLRMTGNKIENKGGMYFAAMLQVNTTIQKLDFADCDLRTQSLIALATVLNQHESIRAINLNRPILYSEEEEPTVHLALMLKVNSVLVELHLCKHEMKNFGVERLCDALYENTTLRYLDLSCNKITRDGVQFLGRLLKINSTLEILDLNFNRIEDDGAFYLSEALTSYNRTLQALAVTHNNITGQGLVALSESMKINPVLSYIYIWGNKFDNDTCVAFADLIKSGRLAPTGTDVEPYEVDGTTYFAEVSHGLKQYYYWTPSYGDPESKHANASLALSPVTENL from the exons TCGGGAATGTCAACAAGCTTTGACGAACAGTATTCCCAAGCCTGTGAAGAACACAAACAGCCTGAAAATCCATATGTAGCTCACATTCTCCGAGAATTGAAGCAGGATGAAGAAACTGAAGAAACTGAAGAAAT AGTGGCAAAAAAGATCACCATAAAAATAGCTGGGAATAATCGCTTGGTACCTGTGCAGAAAGTGACAGATGCTGACTTCCAGATCCTTGCGACTCTGTTTACAAACAACATCTTCCTTACAG GATTGGACTTGAGATATAACCTGTTAACAGATGCTGGTGCAGTACACGTTGCAGCTTTCCTCCAG GATAATCACACCTTACTTTACCTCAATCTGATGTTTAATGACATTGGTACCATTGGAGCAGAATTCATAGCAAAAGCTCTGCAT AGGAATGAAACCCTGCTTCACCTCAGAATGACTGGCAACAAGATCGAAAACAAGGGAGGAATGTATTTTGCAGCAATGTTGCAGGTTAATACCACAATACAGAAGTTAGATTTTGCAGACTGTGACCTG CGCACACAGAGTCTCATAGCTTTAGCAACCGTTCTGAATCAGCACGAATCCATCAGAGCCATAAACCTAAACCGGCCAATACTTTACAGTGAAGAG GAAGAGCCCACTGTCCACCTAGCCCTCATGCTGAAAGTCAACAGCGTCCTTGTTGAACTGCATTTGTGCAAGCATGAAATGAAGAATTTTGGCGTGGAACGCCTGTGTGATGCATTATACGAGAATACCACTCTTCGGTATCTTGATCTTAGCTG TAACAAAATTACTCGAGACGGTGTCCAGTTTCTGGGACGGCTGTTGAAAATTAACAGCACCTTGGAAATCCTGGATCTGAATTTTAACAGGATAGAAGATGATGGCGCTTTCTACCTGAGTGAGGCATTGACTTCTTATAACCGGACCCTTCAGGC GTTAGCAGTGACGCACAACAATATCACTGGGCAAGGATTGGTTGCCCTATCGGAGTCAATGAAAATAAACCCAGTCCTTTCCTACATCTATATATGGGGAAACAAATTTGATAACGACACCTGTGTG GCATTTGCAGACTTAATTAAGAGTGGCCGCCTAGCGCCAACCGGCACAGATGTGGAGCCATATGAAGTGGATGGGACGACATACTTTGCAGAAGTCTCCCATGGCTTGAAACAGTATTACTATTGGACTCCAAGTTATGGAGACCCTGAAAGCAAACATGCCAATGCCTCTCTGGCATTATCTCCGGTTACTGAAAACCTATGA
- the lrrc34 gene encoding leucine-rich repeat-containing protein 34 isoform X3 — translation MSTSFDEQYSQACEEHKQPENPYVAHILRELKQDEETEETEEIVAKKITIKIAGNNRLVPVQKVTDADFQILATLFTNNIFLTGLDLRYNLLTDAGAVHVAAFLQDNHTLLYLNLMFNDIGTIGAEFIAKALHRNETLLHLRMTGNKIENKGGMYFAAMLQVNTTIQKLDFADCDLRTQSLIALATVLNQHESIRAINLNRPILYSEEEEPTVHLALMLKVNSVLVELHLCKHEMKNFGVERLCDALYENTTLRYLDLSCNKITRDGVQFLGRLLKINSTLEILDLNFNRIEDDGAFYLSEALTSYNRTLQALAVTHNNITGQGLVALSESMKINPVLSYIYIWGNKFDNDTCVAFADLIKSGRLAPTGTDVEPYEVDGTTYFAEVSHGLKQYYYWTPSYGDPESKHANASLALSPVTENL, via the exons ATGTCAACAAGCTTTGACGAACAGTATTCCCAAGCCTGTGAAGAACACAAACAGCCTGAAAATCCATATGTAGCTCACATTCTCCGAGAATTGAAGCAGGATGAAGAAACTGAAGAAACTGAAGAAAT AGTGGCAAAAAAGATCACCATAAAAATAGCTGGGAATAATCGCTTGGTACCTGTGCAGAAAGTGACAGATGCTGACTTCCAGATCCTTGCGACTCTGTTTACAAACAACATCTTCCTTACAG GATTGGACTTGAGATATAACCTGTTAACAGATGCTGGTGCAGTACACGTTGCAGCTTTCCTCCAG GATAATCACACCTTACTTTACCTCAATCTGATGTTTAATGACATTGGTACCATTGGAGCAGAATTCATAGCAAAAGCTCTGCAT AGGAATGAAACCCTGCTTCACCTCAGAATGACTGGCAACAAGATCGAAAACAAGGGAGGAATGTATTTTGCAGCAATGTTGCAGGTTAATACCACAATACAGAAGTTAGATTTTGCAGACTGTGACCTG CGCACACAGAGTCTCATAGCTTTAGCAACCGTTCTGAATCAGCACGAATCCATCAGAGCCATAAACCTAAACCGGCCAATACTTTACAGTGAAGAG GAAGAGCCCACTGTCCACCTAGCCCTCATGCTGAAAGTCAACAGCGTCCTTGTTGAACTGCATTTGTGCAAGCATGAAATGAAGAATTTTGGCGTGGAACGCCTGTGTGATGCATTATACGAGAATACCACTCTTCGGTATCTTGATCTTAGCTG TAACAAAATTACTCGAGACGGTGTCCAGTTTCTGGGACGGCTGTTGAAAATTAACAGCACCTTGGAAATCCTGGATCTGAATTTTAACAGGATAGAAGATGATGGCGCTTTCTACCTGAGTGAGGCATTGACTTCTTATAACCGGACCCTTCAGGC GTTAGCAGTGACGCACAACAATATCACTGGGCAAGGATTGGTTGCCCTATCGGAGTCAATGAAAATAAACCCAGTCCTTTCCTACATCTATATATGGGGAAACAAATTTGATAACGACACCTGTGTG GCATTTGCAGACTTAATTAAGAGTGGCCGCCTAGCGCCAACCGGCACAGATGTGGAGCCATATGAAGTGGATGGGACGACATACTTTGCAGAAGTCTCCCATGGCTTGAAACAGTATTACTATTGGACTCCAAGTTATGGAGACCCTGAAAGCAAACATGCCAATGCCTCTCTGGCATTATCTCCGGTTACTGAAAACCTATGA